From the Candidatus Cloacimonadota bacterium genome, one window contains:
- a CDS encoding replication-associated recombination protein A, producing the protein MSKDQFDFLDEGEKKDRKVPLAEKLRPRSLDALRGQEKLVSGDSLLSRMISGNEYSSFIMWGPPGSGKTTIARIIELSAPHRFIHFSAVLSGINDVKQVMRDADYAHRSRGEQSILFIDEIHRFNKSQQDAFLPFVESGSVILIGATTENPSFEVIPALLSRCHVFVLEALGEDDIKEILRKGFQELKLEEDDNVLGWMAGNSGGDARRALNDLELIQNWLRENPHPQIKVLAKTLAKKTMFYDKNREEHYNLISALHKSMRGSDPQAALYWLARMLEAGEDPRYIVRRIIRFASEDVGLADPQALAQALAAKDALLFIGMPEASVALSQAVVYLATAPKSNALDVAYQKAATDARKTSHYGVPLHIRNAPTKLMKELDYGKDYQYDHDFENKYSYQKYFPDKMDEELYYEPGEFGFEREIAKRIAWWKKLRDES; encoded by the coding sequence TTGAGCAAAGACCAATTTGACTTTCTGGATGAAGGAGAAAAGAAGGATCGCAAGGTCCCTTTGGCAGAGAAGCTGAGACCACGAAGTCTGGACGCTCTGCGGGGTCAGGAAAAGCTGGTAAGCGGGGATTCTCTCTTGTCCAGGATGATCTCTGGCAATGAGTACTCGAGCTTCATCATGTGGGGGCCACCGGGTAGCGGAAAGACCACCATAGCTAGGATCATCGAGCTGTCTGCACCACATCGCTTTATCCATTTCAGCGCAGTGCTTTCAGGGATCAATGACGTGAAACAAGTGATGCGCGATGCGGATTATGCCCATCGCAGCCGCGGAGAGCAAAGCATCCTTTTTATAGATGAAATCCATCGCTTCAACAAATCTCAACAGGATGCATTTCTGCCTTTTGTGGAAAGCGGATCGGTGATTCTGATCGGGGCTACTACGGAAAATCCATCTTTTGAGGTGATACCCGCCCTGCTTTCGCGTTGCCATGTTTTTGTTCTGGAAGCGCTGGGGGAAGATGACATCAAAGAGATCTTGCGCAAGGGCTTTCAGGAATTGAAGTTGGAGGAGGACGATAATGTGCTAGGCTGGATGGCGGGCAATAGCGGGGGAGATGCGCGCCGGGCTCTGAATGACCTGGAGTTGATCCAGAATTGGTTAAGAGAGAATCCGCATCCCCAGATCAAAGTTCTAGCCAAAACTTTGGCAAAAAAGACCATGTTTTACGACAAAAATCGTGAGGAACACTACAACCTGATCTCCGCTTTGCACAAATCCATGCGGGGTAGTGATCCACAGGCCGCATTGTATTGGCTGGCACGAATGTTGGAAGCCGGAGAAGATCCCCGCTACATAGTACGCCGCATAATCCGTTTTGCCAGCGAGGATGTAGGCTTGGCCGATCCTCAGGCTTTGGCTCAAGCTTTAGCAGCAAAAGACGCCCTGCTCTTTATCGGAATGCCTGAGGCAAGTGTAGCGCTATCTCAGGCAGTAGTATATCTGGCGACCGCACCCAAGAGTAATGCCCTGGATGTAGCCTATCAAAAAGCAGCAACGGATGCGCGCAAGACCAGTCACTATGGGGTGCCATTACATATTCGTAACGCTCCCACCAAGCTGATGAAGGAACTTGATTACGGCAAAGACTACCAGTATGATCACGATTTTGAGAACAAGTACAGCTATCAGAAGTACTTCCCGGACAAGATGGATGAAGAACTGTATTATGAACCGGGGGAATTTGGCTTTGAGCGCGAGATTGCCAAGCGTATCGCCTGGTGGAAGAAACTGAGAGATGAAAGTTAA
- a CDS encoding heavy metal-binding domain-containing protein gives MIVSTTPSLEGFRIIRYHDVVTGETIMGANIVRDLMASITDIIGGRSGAYESKLREGRNAALGEMKHLASQMGANAVVGVDIDYEVVGQSMLMVSASGTAVTIEAIQ, from the coding sequence ATGATAGTAAGCACAACACCTAGTTTGGAAGGATTCAGGATTATCCGTTATCATGATGTAGTAACCGGAGAGACCATCATGGGAGCGAATATTGTTCGAGATCTGATGGCATCCATTACGGATATCATCGGCGGACGTAGCGGGGCCTACGAAAGTAAGCTGCGTGAAGGCAGAAATGCGGCCTTGGGGGAGATGAAGCACTTGGCGTCTCAAATGGGCGCCAACGCTGTAGTGGGAGTCGATATAGATTATGAGGTAGTGGGACAGAGTATGCTAATGGTATCTGCATCCGGAACTGCCGTAACGATTGAGGCGATCCAATAA
- a CDS encoding phosphohydrolase produces the protein MNKSVKQQQLEKRILGLLSGKALKVAEIIFEDHEIQALQEYANIVSIKRLGYNDHGPVHMRKATLNAIRMFQLLNDAGIQMNLEKEHVGTADDSLVGVILASLLHDLGMSIARDSHEFLSIQIATPFIDRVLSSIHNADEYNIKAAIRSITIEGIFGHMATHKIHSLEAGLVLIGDGSDMEKGRARIPAMLSQKARPGDIHRTSASAIQKVKIHKGEEKPIRIEVEMSASVGFFQVEEVFFPKINISPIKPYIELFAGVTDREKLRYL, from the coding sequence ATGAATAAATCTGTTAAACAGCAGCAACTTGAGAAACGCATCTTGGGATTACTCTCCGGTAAAGCCTTGAAGGTTGCCGAGATAATCTTTGAAGATCACGAGATCCAAGCTCTGCAAGAATATGCCAACATAGTATCGATTAAGCGACTGGGTTACAACGATCATGGCCCGGTTCATATGCGTAAAGCCACTCTGAATGCCATCAGGATGTTTCAGTTGCTCAATGACGCCGGCATTCAAATGAATCTGGAAAAAGAACATGTAGGAACGGCTGATGATTCATTGGTAGGAGTGATCCTGGCATCTTTATTACACGACCTTGGCATGAGCATAGCCCGGGACAGCCATGAATTCCTCAGCATCCAGATCGCAACCCCATTCATCGATAGGGTTCTCAGCAGTATTCACAACGCTGATGAGTACAATATAAAGGCGGCCATACGCTCGATCACCATTGAAGGAATCTTCGGACACATGGCCACACATAAAATACACTCTTTGGAAGCCGGATTGGTGCTGATCGGTGACGGCAGCGACATGGAGAAGGGTCGCGCCCGAATCCCCGCTATGCTCTCTCAAAAAGCGCGCCCCGGTGATATTCATCGCACTTCCGCCTCTGCCATCCAAAAAGTGAAGATACACAAAGGAGAGGAAAAACCGATCCGGATCGAGGTGGAGATGTCTGCGTCGGTAGGCTTCTTCCAAGTGGAAGAGGTATTTTTCCCAAAGATCAACATCAGCCCGATAAAACCATATATAGAGCTGTTTGCCGGTGTTACCGACCGGGAAAAGCTACGCTATCTATGA
- a CDS encoding threonine/serine exporter family protein, translated as MRPFDSLTLMQFCWAFLAILGFSLRSNLRGMRVFFTALGGAVCWASYLIIHYYSKSMLLSVFLAIILVCIYSEVVARLLNTPVSVFVICVIIPLVPGRSLYYAMSAYISGKSAQASGLIFDTLMISGTIAIAIAIVASATQLWIKKIQRK; from the coding sequence ATGCGCCCTTTCGACAGTCTTACTTTGATGCAGTTCTGCTGGGCATTTCTGGCAATATTGGGCTTTTCCCTACGTAGCAACCTGCGTGGAATGCGGGTTTTCTTTACTGCTCTGGGGGGTGCTGTCTGCTGGGCAAGCTATTTGATTATACACTACTACTCAAAGTCGATGTTGCTTTCTGTGTTTCTGGCAATTATCTTAGTATGTATCTATTCGGAAGTGGTAGCCAGATTGTTGAATACTCCCGTCTCGGTGTTCGTTATCTGCGTAATCATCCCCCTAGTTCCAGGGCGCAGCCTTTATTATGCGATGAGTGCCTACATAAGCGGGAAATCTGCCCAAGCCTCAGGTTTGATCTTTGACACCCTGATGATCTCCGGAACCATTGCGATCGCCATTGCGATAGTTGCGTCTGCTACCCAGCTCTGGATCAAGAAGATACAGCGTAAATAA
- a CDS encoding threonine/serine exporter family protein yields MGKTSLQQCMKLALETGRIILESGGATNRVELMIHKVCIGLGFPDCESFVTPTGIFLSISDKDEELSTSIKRIDHRRMDLGKITEISRVVNCLHSGLCDQELMGLSKSEYFARELQRIQAEKTYPMWLTNLSGASTSGFFCLLFGGSWSEFAAAFIMGFLVSASLKYISRLPVNNFLLNALAAALIVLISKTMDIFIPFIRLDYIIIGGIMILVPGLQIVNAIRDTMSGDLVAGTARGAEAIIITIGIVAGSGAMIKLWELWS; encoded by the coding sequence ATGGGAAAGACAAGCCTGCAGCAATGTATGAAACTGGCCCTGGAAACGGGTCGCATCATCCTGGAAAGCGGTGGTGCCACAAACCGGGTGGAGCTGATGATCCACAAAGTGTGCATTGGTTTGGGTTTTCCGGATTGTGAGTCTTTTGTAACTCCCACCGGCATCTTTCTTTCCATCAGCGACAAAGATGAGGAACTGAGCACAAGTATAAAGCGTATAGACCATCGCCGCATGGATTTGGGTAAGATCACAGAAATCAGCCGGGTGGTCAATTGTCTTCATAGCGGACTCTGTGATCAAGAGCTAATGGGACTATCCAAAAGCGAATACTTTGCTCGTGAGTTGCAAAGAATCCAAGCCGAAAAAACATACCCCATGTGGCTTACCAATCTCAGCGGCGCTTCAACCAGCGGTTTCTTTTGTTTGCTCTTCGGAGGTTCCTGGAGCGAATTTGCAGCAGCTTTTATCATGGGCTTTTTGGTAAGTGCCAGCTTGAAATACATCTCCAGATTGCCGGTAAACAACTTTCTGCTCAATGCCCTGGCAGCAGCTTTGATAGTATTGATCAGTAAAACTATGGATATCTTCATTCCCTTTATCCGCCTGGATTACATCATCATCGGCGGCATCATGATTCTGGTGCCTGGTTTGCAGATAGTAAACGCCATCAGGGATACCATGAGCGGAGATCTGGTGGCCGGAACAGCGCGGGGAGCGGAAGCCATCATCATCACCATCGGCATTGTTGCTGGCAGCGGTGCCATGATAAAACTATGGGAATTGTGGTCTTGA
- a CDS encoding AAA family ATPase — protein sequence MNKQQNRLLGLDKIYELISVPGDFFEAVKRQKLSSVYHEPLEIIEAYRRRECFIAELSHDSEAKWNNLLAHFMDFNLSIFKKGNPAIHELYELKSFIYHYDALKKYAESHKIAAYDLPDLEGLFVLLDPEGGRIPSFRLSPLYSKALQNMVKRRNELNRRLKHSRKEFLNEAQSKLGIDNLKDEFVLSRNQQNLILKIQNSIYFTLSRESISNLIFILADNPETNGIKKELAALAKEIESEEYSILKRLGEEVSQQYDLLKRALASVKELGWDFSLAAFARRYRCCIPKISDHISLKQARNLPLELAVLSRKRSYQKLNLDFSTNANLITGPNMGGKTSILKCLAQCAILLRFAIPLPAEQATLPIYDFVYYNHASEAEDLSSFGYELVAFCSALNKEGRGLFLLDEFAKGTNPREGEALAAAVITYLSNSRHTTIAATHFTAPALLRGIRQYQIKGIDADAEQSMCEDLNERLRKLSQAMDYSLVHLKANRKPPMDAIRIASILGMPREILDLVKEQE from the coding sequence ATGAATAAACAGCAGAACCGGCTCTTGGGGCTGGATAAGATTTATGAATTGATCTCAGTTCCCGGTGATTTCTTTGAAGCGGTAAAACGTCAAAAACTGAGCTCCGTATACCATGAACCTCTCGAGATCATTGAGGCATACCGGAGACGGGAATGCTTCATAGCGGAGCTTAGTCACGATTCTGAAGCGAAATGGAACAATCTGCTGGCTCATTTTATGGATTTTAATCTTTCCATATTCAAAAAAGGTAATCCTGCCATCCACGAGCTTTACGAGCTAAAGAGCTTCATCTATCATTACGACGCCCTCAAAAAGTATGCTGAGTCCCACAAAATTGCTGCTTATGATCTGCCGGATTTGGAAGGACTTTTTGTGCTTTTGGATCCTGAAGGCGGCAGAATCCCCTCTTTCCGGTTATCCCCGTTGTATAGTAAAGCCCTGCAGAATATGGTCAAGCGCAGGAATGAGCTGAACAGAAGGCTGAAACACAGCCGCAAAGAATTCTTGAATGAAGCCCAAAGTAAACTGGGTATAGACAACTTAAAAGACGAGTTTGTGCTCTCCCGCAATCAGCAGAATCTGATCCTAAAAATCCAAAACAGCATCTACTTCACGCTAAGTCGCGAAAGCATCAGCAACTTGATCTTTATTTTGGCGGACAATCCGGAAACAAACGGCATCAAGAAAGAACTCGCAGCATTGGCAAAAGAGATCGAAAGTGAGGAATACAGCATATTGAAACGCTTGGGAGAAGAAGTATCGCAGCAATATGATTTATTAAAGCGTGCTCTTGCTAGCGTAAAAGAACTGGGATGGGATTTCTCTCTGGCTGCTTTTGCTCGCCGATACCGCTGTTGCATTCCCAAAATATCGGATCACATCTCCCTAAAGCAAGCCCGTAATCTGCCTTTGGAACTGGCAGTCCTTAGCCGTAAACGCAGTTATCAAAAGTTGAACCTGGATTTTTCCACCAATGCAAACCTGATCACCGGACCAAATATGGGTGGGAAAACCAGCATCCTGAAATGTCTGGCTCAATGCGCCATTTTACTGCGTTTTGCCATCCCCCTGCCTGCAGAACAAGCTACACTGCCCATCTATGATTTCGTATATTACAACCATGCCTCAGAAGCTGAAGACCTCTCTTCTTTCGGCTATGAACTGGTGGCATTCTGCAGCGCTCTGAACAAGGAAGGACGCGGATTGTTCCTTCTGGATGAATTTGCCAAAGGAACCAATCCCCGGGAAGGTGAAGCTCTTGCTGCTGCAGTTATTACGTATCTATCGAACAGCAGACATACCACCATTGCTGCCACCCACTTCACTGCTCCTGCCCTGTTAAGAGGAATCCGACAATATCAGATCAAGGGCATTGATGCCGATGCCGAACAAAGTATGTGCGAGGATCTGAACGAGCGCCTGCGTAAGCTTTCTCAAGCTATGGACTACAGCCTGGTGCATTTGAAAGCAAACCGAAAACCTCCGATGGACGCCATCAGGATAGCCTCCATTCTGGGTATGCCGAGAGAAATCCTGGATTTGGTGAAAGAGCAAGAATAA
- a CDS encoding DUF47 family protein, producing MALLLKTTRFVESQIDTFLDIVSDSATTFQLAVEDYLEGRTQQFEERLTQICDYEHRADDLRVSIERFLYERTLIPENRGDVLAILENTDEVIDNIKDSLLQFSIELPHIPSELNDLWMQTTRASVAAVEQLVYAVRSFFRDLSAVNNYIHKVYFFEREADHIGERLRRQIFGMEIELSRKSQLRFFAIHIEKISDAAQNVCDRLSIYTIKRQL from the coding sequence ATGGCCCTGCTACTAAAAACCACCCGATTCGTAGAATCTCAGATAGATACTTTTCTGGACATCGTTAGTGATTCCGCGACTACTTTTCAACTGGCTGTGGAGGACTATCTGGAGGGACGCACACAGCAGTTTGAAGAGCGCTTGACGCAGATTTGCGATTATGAGCATCGCGCAGATGACTTGAGAGTAAGTATCGAACGATTCCTGTATGAACGTACCCTGATTCCAGAGAACAGGGGGGATGTGTTGGCAATCTTGGAAAACACCGATGAAGTGATAGACAACATCAAGGATTCCCTGTTGCAGTTTTCCATTGAGCTTCCTCATATTCCCTCTGAATTGAACGATTTGTGGATGCAGACCACCAGAGCTTCAGTGGCAGCGGTGGAGCAACTGGTGTATGCAGTGAGGTCGTTTTTCCGGGATCTTTCAGCAGTGAACAATTACATTCACAAAGTCTATTTCTTCGAGCGTGAGGCGGATCACATCGGAGAGCGTTTGCGCCGGCAGATATTTGGCATGGAAATCGAACTATCCCGCAAGAGTCAATTGCGTTTCTTTGCCATTCACATCGAAAAGATCTCTGACGCTGCCCAGAATGTGTGTGACCGGCTATCCATCTACACTATTAAACGGCAGTTGTAA
- a CDS encoding inorganic phosphate transporter, whose amino-acid sequence MFFFYLLSGLFLGWSLGANDTGNIFGAAVETRMLKFKKAALIAAIFITLGAVFEGSGPSNTLGRLGSMDALGGAFTVALAAALTITLIVRIGIPVSTSQTIVGAIIGWNLFTGRLTDYSSLITIASSWVMAFVLSASIAAILFHLVKPIINRSRTHLLVQDLMIRYALIVVGAFGAYSLGANNIANVVGVFVPVSPFKDLVLSSKITISGLQQLYLLGALSIVVGIYTYSHKVMRTVGKDLFHLSPITALVALSAEAIVLFIFASRGLYNILLNSGLPTIPLVPVSSTQVIVGAVVGIGLAKGGKNIRYNILGRISLAWIAAPVLAALISFILLFIIQNVFEQKVYQDTRYIFDRKSITKISEEGFDISCLSTVNGRTFTTEREIYQELSAQRSLGRDEIIRIIRLAEIHRLKVDYDKLMATGMDKSFSTAQLARLEAINERTYNHKWQLDADLAQEQEFEYYEEAASEREKNHNQILEGKLNILYRAFAIEDKSKKR is encoded by the coding sequence ATGTTCTTTTTCTACCTGCTAAGCGGACTTTTCTTGGGTTGGTCGCTGGGAGCTAACGATACCGGCAACATCTTCGGTGCTGCAGTGGAAACCCGCATGCTGAAATTCAAGAAAGCTGCTCTTATTGCTGCAATCTTCATTACTTTGGGAGCAGTGTTTGAGGGCAGTGGACCATCGAATACTCTGGGCAGATTGGGCTCTATGGATGCCCTGGGCGGGGCGTTTACAGTGGCCTTGGCAGCAGCTTTGACCATTACGCTGATCGTGCGCATCGGCATTCCGGTATCTACATCTCAAACCATTGTGGGAGCGATCATCGGCTGGAATCTGTTTACGGGCAGGCTCACAGATTATTCGTCGCTCATTACCATCGCTTCATCCTGGGTGATGGCCTTTGTGCTTTCAGCGAGTATCGCCGCTATCCTGTTCCATCTGGTAAAGCCCATTATAAACAGATCGCGCACGCATTTGCTGGTACAGGATCTCATGATCCGTTATGCCCTGATCGTAGTAGGTGCATTTGGCGCTTATTCTTTGGGGGCGAACAACATCGCGAACGTAGTGGGAGTATTTGTTCCGGTGTCTCCCTTCAAGGATCTGGTGCTGAGCAGCAAGATAACAATCTCGGGACTGCAGCAACTATATCTTTTGGGCGCATTGTCTATAGTGGTGGGAATCTACACCTACTCTCACAAAGTGATGCGAACAGTGGGCAAGGATCTCTTTCATCTGTCTCCGATCACAGCCTTGGTTGCTCTTAGTGCGGAAGCTATTGTGTTGTTCATTTTTGCATCCCGCGGACTCTACAATATTCTCTTGAACAGCGGCTTACCCACCATTCCTCTGGTTCCGGTATCGTCCACGCAAGTGATTGTGGGCGCTGTTGTGGGTATCGGTTTAGCCAAGGGCGGAAAAAACATCCGTTACAACATCCTGGGGCGAATTTCTTTGGCCTGGATTGCGGCTCCGGTTTTGGCGGCGCTCATCAGCTTTATTCTGCTCTTCATCATTCAAAATGTCTTTGAACAAAAAGTGTATCAGGATACGCGCTATATATTTGATCGAAAATCTATTACCAAGATTTCTGAAGAAGGCTTCGATATTTCTTGCTTATCAACTGTGAACGGCAGGACATTTACTACTGAACGAGAGATCTACCAGGAGTTGAGTGCACAGCGCAGCCTGGGAAGAGACGAGATTATTCGCATCATCCGGTTGGCAGAGATCCATCGGTTAAAAGTGGATTATGACAAACTGATGGCAACTGGTATGGATAAAAGCTTCAGTACTGCACAACTGGCCCGCCTGGAGGCCATCAATGAACGCACATACAATCACAAGTGGCAACTGGATGCAGATCTGGCACAAGAGCAGGAATTTGAGTATTACGAAGAAGCTGCGTCTGAGAGAGAAAAAAACCACAACCAGATATTGGAAGGTAAACTGAATATATTGTACAGGGCTTTTGCCATAGAAGATAAAAGCAAGAAGAGATGA